In one Candidatus Hydrogenedentota bacterium genomic region, the following are encoded:
- a CDS encoding carboxypeptidase-like regulatory domain-containing protein: protein MKRNGIILGLAILYAAPVFPAQDEAASRPGAGELRVLVVNGEGAPVSGLEVQCGNPPANTYPTPLDCAPLRQITGESGQCVFSGLNQGAHSVFAEKQGLSAWGSVYLGPETSWHEQTTITLALHYRVNGIASEANGTPIPGVLLRSYDGLDLGLSSNEGAFSLPLSQAYGSTQVYATKPGFGTLDTMVHAGEGAVRFMLFPGARAELSFVDDAGNACPDLPVTLVRDSFHLLLRTDSKGRVLTPWLDAAGDLRVLTSLRQGNVITLLDKSVSLQKESEKTFVFELKKTQEDAMLTVAGKAVTESRGEPVTGVLYSGWRRENENRLDRTGPDGAFAVRFSERKAYDIYFVPDRKDLRAENPALRVDLTQNTPVHGAVITVKAASAFSGVVVDNAGSPLPQVEIAGRCSTDATDRDRVETSETGTFTLGHFNHPGGVYKLRVTLEAGEYQERHVIAPKRGKTLDGLRFVLNAPPPRPETEPGFVRGLVVDEAGAPVPNTIVDSSIPNTRGGFTNTQGEFELTVTESGPIQFSLSRFYWIQINDMISTEQIPLTLLESPTVTAKVGETVEGGLLVVKSPKIPLRFVGLQVTDENGLPLDADIGWYSGDTMGSLGERNGRFVKTFSPERQLELIGDRPVFFEITKPEYQARIIQSGRDFDWNTVSTCVRLVKGPFPEGVSVFEAVTGYPGAAQMPLADRFKDKIDEYARLAASSPPKPYPSKDIYRFDVVDAAGNPLDAVRVMPIGHDISSPHDMLWYVQFAPYEQAKTLYRIDGFFRLNVPGAVVWAKDAARVFVKMIEEGADAAPAQVVLTPGAKVQLEVRHPRAKESTPVSAWPAFYGPMSGLSGYPDRLVSDNGTGRITFDNLPPGRFDVLLGLQNGLCGFAGIELEPGHVYKTAVTLPDNRAARVSQRLRDFRNMGFDSDKARETAATISQEERKIIANYIKECAANYPGRYSWELEALEQWAGVARLLALRDTADSIADYLGKITGDSMHGAIRQTVPAVGTVAALEGNKALPKFKQLAAAPNVIPAVRQAATAALMLLNTEEGRKAFLALRDAARTSPGAPLARDTYTHGERMTETLRMTFQTIPGIRDGDNDAGGISGSPWVDEDFATGRHQFLIGNDSLNIEMRRFGPEWLITRIDIPPQVVP, encoded by the coding sequence CCGTGTATCTTGGGCCTGAGACGTCCTGGCACGAACAGACCACGATAACGCTCGCGTTGCATTACCGCGTCAATGGCATTGCCTCTGAAGCGAATGGTACGCCCATCCCAGGCGTTCTGCTCAGGAGCTATGACGGCCTCGACTTGGGTCTCTCCAGCAACGAGGGCGCATTCTCGCTTCCCCTTTCGCAGGCATACGGAAGCACCCAAGTCTATGCCACGAAACCCGGGTTTGGCACACTCGATACCATGGTCCACGCCGGGGAAGGCGCCGTGCGTTTCATGCTCTTCCCAGGAGCGCGCGCCGAATTGTCGTTTGTGGACGATGCCGGCAACGCCTGCCCCGACCTTCCGGTGACGCTCGTGCGGGACTCGTTTCATCTCCTCCTGCGAACCGATTCGAAGGGCCGCGTGCTTACCCCGTGGCTGGACGCCGCAGGCGATCTGCGCGTGCTTACGAGTCTCCGGCAAGGTAACGTGATTACCTTGCTTGATAAATCGGTCTCGTTGCAGAAGGAGAGCGAGAAAACTTTCGTATTCGAACTGAAAAAGACCCAGGAAGACGCCATGCTCACCGTCGCGGGCAAGGCCGTGACGGAAAGCAGGGGAGAGCCAGTGACCGGAGTGCTGTACAGCGGTTGGCGGCGGGAAAATGAAAACCGCCTCGACCGGACCGGCCCCGACGGCGCTTTCGCGGTCCGATTCTCCGAGCGCAAAGCCTACGACATCTATTTCGTGCCCGATCGGAAAGACCTTCGTGCGGAGAATCCTGCCCTGCGGGTGGATTTGACCCAGAACACTCCCGTGCACGGTGCGGTTATCACGGTCAAGGCCGCATCGGCGTTCTCGGGAGTAGTCGTCGACAACGCGGGCAGCCCCTTGCCCCAGGTCGAAATTGCCGGCCGTTGCAGCACCGACGCCACCGACCGCGACCGCGTTGAAACCAGCGAAACCGGGACCTTTACTCTGGGCCACTTCAACCATCCCGGCGGGGTTTACAAATTGCGGGTAACGTTGGAGGCCGGGGAATACCAGGAACGCCATGTCATTGCGCCGAAACGCGGAAAGACGCTCGATGGGTTGCGGTTCGTACTGAATGCGCCCCCGCCGCGCCCCGAAACCGAGCCGGGATTTGTTCGCGGACTCGTTGTGGACGAAGCCGGGGCGCCCGTGCCGAACACAATAGTAGATTCCTCGATTCCGAACACCAGGGGCGGCTTTACCAACACACAGGGCGAATTCGAACTGACGGTCACGGAATCCGGCCCCATTCAGTTTTCACTCTCGCGCTTCTACTGGATTCAAATCAATGACATGATAAGCACGGAGCAAATCCCTCTGACGCTCCTCGAAAGCCCAACCGTCACTGCCAAAGTTGGCGAAACCGTCGAAGGCGGGCTGTTGGTGGTGAAATCTCCCAAAATCCCGCTCCGATTTGTCGGACTGCAGGTGACCGATGAAAACGGCTTGCCGCTGGATGCGGATATCGGATGGTACTCGGGCGACACCATGGGCTCACTGGGCGAACGGAACGGACGTTTCGTGAAAACGTTCTCCCCGGAGCGCCAACTCGAGCTTATCGGAGATAGACCAGTCTTCTTCGAGATCACTAAGCCGGAATACCAGGCGAGGATCATTCAAAGCGGAAGGGATTTCGATTGGAACACCGTAAGTACCTGCGTAAGACTCGTGAAAGGGCCTTTCCCGGAAGGCGTCTCGGTGTTTGAGGCCGTCACCGGATACCCCGGTGCCGCCCAAATGCCACTGGCTGACCGTTTCAAGGACAAAATCGACGAATACGCTCGTCTGGCGGCGTCCAGCCCTCCGAAACCCTATCCGTCCAAAGACATTTATCGTTTCGATGTTGTCGACGCCGCCGGAAACCCGTTGGACGCTGTTCGCGTCATGCCCATCGGCCACGACATCTCTTCACCCCACGATATGCTCTGGTACGTGCAGTTCGCCCCATACGAGCAGGCAAAGACCCTGTATCGCATCGACGGTTTTTTCAGGCTGAATGTCCCTGGCGCCGTAGTATGGGCGAAGGACGCTGCGCGGGTCTTCGTCAAAATGATCGAAGAGGGGGCGGACGCCGCCCCCGCGCAGGTCGTATTGACTCCCGGAGCGAAAGTTCAACTCGAGGTCCGGCACCCTCGCGCGAAAGAGAGCACGCCGGTCAGCGCGTGGCCCGCATTCTACGGCCCCATGTCAGGACTTTCGGGATATCCGGACAGGCTCGTGAGCGATAACGGCACGGGCCGTATCACGTTCGACAATCTTCCCCCCGGGCGCTTCGACGTGCTGCTGGGCCTGCAGAACGGTCTCTGCGGATTTGCAGGCATTGAGCTGGAACCCGGCCATGTTTACAAAACCGCCGTGACTCTTCCCGACAATCGCGCCGCACGGGTGTCCCAACGGTTGCGAGACTTCCGCAATATGGGCTTCGACAGTGACAAGGCGCGAGAGACCGCCGCCACTATCTCCCAAGAGGAGCGCAAGATAATCGCCAACTACATCAAGGAATGCGCGGCCAATTACCCCGGCCGCTATTCCTGGGAACTGGAGGCGCTGGAACAGTGGGCCGGCGTTGCGCGCCTGCTGGCCCTCAGAGATACCGCGGATTCCATCGCGGATTATCTCGGCAAGATAACCGGCGACTCTATGCACGGCGCAATCCGGCAGACGGTCCCCGCGGTCGGCACCGTGGCCGCGCTCGAAGGCAACAAGGCACTTCCGAAGTTCAAACAGCTCGCGGCGGCTCCCAATGTGATACCCGCGGTGCGGCAGGCTGCCACGGCGGCCCTCATGCTCCTCAACACCGAGGAAGGGCGCAAGGCCTTCCTGGCGCTGCGCGACGCCGCCCGCACCAGCCCCGGCGCCCCGCTGGCGCGGGATACGTACACCCACGGCGAACGAATGACCGAGACGCTCCGGATGACCTTTCAGACGATCCCGGGGATCCGTGACGGCGACAACGATGCGGGAGGAATCTCCGGTTCCCCGTGGGTGGATGAAGATTTCGCGACGGGCCGGCACCAGTTCCTTATCGGAAACGACTCTCTTAACATCGAGATGCGGCGTTTCGGGCCCGAATGGCTCATCACCCGCATCGACATTCCGCCCCAGGTTGTGCCCTGA
- the panB gene encoding 3-methyl-2-oxobutanoate hydroxymethyltransferase: MPRIRTTTFRKRKEAGDKVTVLTAYDYPTAKLLDECGIDAVLVGDSLGTVVQGNDDTLSVTMDQMIYHTSMVSRAVENAMVIGDMPFLSYQLDPEEAVRNAGRFVSEGGAQAVKLEGSVDKFGESIAAIVKTGIPVMGHIGFTPQSVHQIGGYKVQGRGDLAREQLKEEALGLQQAGCFSIVLELVQQDTAAEITEMLTIPTIGIGAGPHCDGQVLVMHDILGFGPERTFYKIFGNAREVMEHAFRDYIREVKEGTFPTEEQGHR; encoded by the coding sequence ATGCCACGCATCCGTACTACGACTTTTCGCAAACGCAAAGAAGCGGGAGACAAGGTCACCGTTCTCACCGCGTACGATTACCCCACCGCGAAGCTCCTCGATGAGTGCGGCATAGATGCCGTTCTCGTGGGCGATTCCCTGGGTACGGTCGTTCAGGGCAACGACGATACCCTCAGCGTGACCATGGACCAGATGATCTACCACACCTCGATGGTATCCCGCGCCGTCGAGAACGCCATGGTCATCGGCGATATGCCGTTCCTCTCGTACCAGCTTGACCCCGAGGAGGCCGTCCGCAACGCGGGACGCTTCGTGTCGGAAGGCGGCGCGCAAGCGGTCAAGCTCGAGGGTTCGGTAGACAAGTTCGGCGAAAGCATCGCGGCCATCGTCAAGACCGGGATTCCCGTCATGGGCCACATCGGGTTCACCCCGCAATCGGTCCACCAGATCGGCGGCTACAAAGTCCAGGGACGCGGCGACCTTGCCCGCGAACAGCTCAAGGAAGAAGCCCTCGGTTTGCAGCAGGCAGGATGTTTCTCTATCGTCCTCGAACTCGTCCAGCAAGATACGGCGGCCGAGATCACCGAGATGCTCACGATCCCGACCATCGGCATCGGGGCCGGACCCCACTGCGACGGCCAGGTCCTCGTCATGCACGACATCCTCGGATTCGGACCCGAACGCACCTTCTACAAAATCTTCGGTAATGCGCGCGAAGTCATGGAACATGCATTCCGCGACTACATCCGAGAGGTCAAGGAAGGCACGTTCCCTACCGAGGAGCAGGGACACCGATGA
- the panC gene encoding pantoate--beta-alanine ligase, whose translation MKLFHTADAMRAWSEEQRAAGKTIGFTPTMGALHAGHESLMLAAAGQNDVSVLSIYVNPTQFAPHEDFNEYPRTLDADSAIAAMAGVHAIYAPADPMMYPEGYATFIDVERITQRLCGGSRPHFFRGVATVVAKLFNAVRPHRAYFGQKDAQQAAVIRRMVRDLDMGIEIVEMPIVREPDGLAMSSRNRYLNSAERQRALCLSRALNRARKMLEAGERNPQPILNAVRETMYDVDVDYVELVDANEMVPLDRVRGTVLLAVAARVGETRLIDNIKFTVPEDEE comes from the coding sequence ATGAAGCTCTTTCATACGGCGGACGCCATGCGCGCGTGGTCGGAAGAGCAGCGCGCCGCGGGCAAGACCATCGGTTTCACCCCCACCATGGGCGCCTTGCACGCCGGCCATGAAAGCCTCATGCTCGCGGCTGCCGGCCAGAACGATGTCTCCGTGCTCAGCATCTACGTCAACCCCACCCAGTTCGCGCCGCACGAGGATTTCAATGAATACCCGCGAACGCTCGACGCGGACTCCGCAATCGCCGCGATGGCAGGCGTGCATGCCATCTACGCCCCGGCAGACCCTATGATGTATCCGGAAGGGTACGCCACCTTCATCGACGTCGAACGCATCACGCAACGCCTGTGCGGCGGGTCGCGTCCGCACTTTTTCCGGGGCGTGGCCACCGTCGTCGCCAAACTGTTCAACGCCGTGCGGCCGCATCGCGCCTACTTCGGCCAGAAAGACGCCCAACAGGCCGCCGTCATCCGGCGCATGGTACGCGACCTCGACATGGGCATCGAGATCGTCGAAATGCCCATCGTGCGGGAACCCGACGGACTCGCCATGAGTTCCCGAAACAGATACCTCAACTCCGCCGAGCGCCAACGCGCGCTGTGCCTCTCGCGCGCCCTCAATCGCGCCCGCAAAATGCTCGAGGCCGGCGAACGAAACCCCCAGCCCATTCTCAACGCTGTTCGAGAGACAATGTATGACGTGGATGTCGACTACGTCGAACTCGTCGACGCCAATGAGATGGTCCCCCTGGACCGCGTACGCGGAACCGTGCTGCTTGCCGTCGCAGCGCGTGTGGGGGAGACCCGGCTCATCGACAACATCAAATTCACCGTGCCGGAGGACGAGGAATAG
- a CDS encoding aspartate 1-decarboxylase, which yields MMLHMMKSKIHRATITQAELNYAGSITLDPALMEQADILPFEQVQVLNVNTGARFETYAIEGERGSGVVCLNGPAARLGQVGDLVIILTYAWMDAEDAQTHTAKTVHVDAQNTVTTIDHAHEPN from the coding sequence ATGATGCTGCATATGATGAAAAGCAAGATCCACCGGGCCACTATCACGCAGGCAGAACTCAACTATGCCGGCAGCATTACCCTTGACCCGGCACTCATGGAACAGGCGGACATCCTGCCTTTCGAACAGGTGCAGGTGCTCAATGTCAACACCGGCGCACGATTCGAGACCTACGCCATCGAAGGCGAACGCGGCAGCGGCGTCGTTTGCCTCAACGGTCCCGCCGCACGGCTCGGACAGGTTGGCGACCTCGTCATCATCCTCACCTACGCCTGGATGGACGCCGAAGACGCTCAAACCCACACCGCCAAAACCGTCCACGTCGACGCCCAAAACACCGTGACCACCATCGACCACGCACACGAACCCAACTGA
- the folK gene encoding 2-amino-4-hydroxy-6-hydroxymethyldihydropteridine diphosphokinase has protein sequence MAVQLSLGSNLGVRRRNLEAALAGLGQLPGTTLIRRSHVYETEPYGVAGQPHFLNMAAEIETGLQPLELLDAIKTIERRLGRRHTERWGPREIDIDIVLWGDLVLETSTLTVPHPDFRRRAFVLIPLAEIAPEAVDPITGSTVAQLAAQPEFSARVRRFDIGD, from the coding sequence ATGGCCGTACAGTTGAGTCTCGGTAGCAATTTGGGGGTACGTCGACGGAACCTCGAAGCTGCCCTGGCCGGGCTGGGGCAGCTTCCCGGGACCACCCTCATACGACGTTCCCACGTGTACGAGACTGAACCCTACGGAGTGGCCGGGCAGCCGCATTTCCTCAACATGGCGGCGGAGATCGAGACGGGCCTGCAGCCGCTTGAACTCCTCGATGCCATCAAGACCATCGAACGCCGGTTGGGCAGACGGCATACCGAGCGCTGGGGCCCCCGCGAAATCGATATCGATATCGTGTTGTGGGGCGACCTGGTTCTCGAAACCAGCACTCTTACTGTCCCTCACCCGGATTTCCGGCGGCGGGCCTTCGTGCTGATCCCCTTGGCGGAGATCGCTCCCGAAGCCGTCGACCCCATCACTGGCAGCACGGTCGCGCAGCTCGCTGCGCAACCGGAATTTTCGGCTCGGGTCCGTCGTTTCGATATCGGCGACTAG